The sequence below is a genomic window from Halosolutus gelatinilyticus.
GTACGGTACGACGAAAAAGAGGGTCGCGGCGATCGCGTCGACGAACCAGAGCGCGAGAAACGTCGCGCGCAAACTGGCGGATCCCGGCGGGTCCAGCCTGATCGGAAGATCGGATGTCGCTGACATCGGTCGTCTAGACGGCTCTATGTGGGAATAACGATCGCCTTGCTACCGCATGTGGCGTCCGAGGTCGGCTGGTCGCGCGTTCGCACGTCCGGCGAGCGGACCGGGTCGCCGTCTCCCGCGTCGCCGGTTTTCGAGCGGACGGTCACCCTACGCGCGGTGGAACTGACGTTCGTGTCGGTCGAAAGACGACGAGGGCGAGCCACCGGCGGACGCCGGCGCCGCGGAACTGCGGCGTCAGCGCCCCGATCCGTCGGCCGATCGAAGCGCGTCGATCGTTCCCCGGGCCAGCGCCTCGAACGTCGCCGCCTCGGGGACGACATCGACGCCGATTCCCTGCGACTCGGCGGTCCCTCTGGTCGGGTCGCCGATCGCGCCGACCGTGGCGTCTCGGAGGCCGGCGAGCGCATCCTGACGGACGCCGCGCGCCGCGGCGGCCTCGAGGAAGTGCTCGACGGTCAGCGACGAGGTGAAGCAGGCGGCGTCGAGCGCGCCGTCGGCGGCCAGCTCCGCGGACTCGCCGCTTCCCTCTGGCCGTACGAGTCGGTAGAGGACCGTCTCGTGGACGTACGCGCCGGCGTCCGCGAGGCCGTCGAGCAGGACGGGGCTGCCGTGATCGCTGCGGGCGACTTCCACACGCGCGCCGTCGATGCGCGCTTCGTCTCTCAGCGCCGCGACGAGGCCGCTCGACGTGAACTCCTCGGGGACGAGGTCGACCGCGTAGCCGACGTCGCGGAGGGCGTCGGCCGTCGCCGGGCCGATCGCGCAGACGATCGCGTCGTCGGGGTCCCAGCCCGCATCGGCGACGAGCCCCGCGCCGGTCTTGCTCGTGAGGACGACGTAGTCCGCGTCGGTTCGCGGCGTCGCGTCGGTCGGTTCGACGGCCAGCATGGGATCCGCCACGGGCTCCGCGCCGAGGGATTCGAGCAGGTCGACGGCCGCGTCGAGGCGATCGTCGTTCGGGCGGAAGACGGCGACCGTGGGTGTGTCGTCGTTCATCGATCGCTACCTCCCGCCCGCGGCGCCGTCGTCTGCAGCACCGTCGCTCGCGCCACCGTAGTCGTTTTCGAGGAACTCGACGATCGACTCGCGGGTGCCGGCGACATCGCCGATCACCGTCACGGCCGGCGGCGAGATGCCCGCCTCGTCGCGGACGTCGACGATCGTTTCCAGGGTGCCGGTGGCGACCCGCTGGTCCGGCCAGGTGCCGCGTTCGACGAGCGCGACCGGCGTTTCGGGGGACATCCCGGCCTCTCGCAGAGCCCGGGTGTAGTCCGGCAGGCGACCGACCCCCATCAGGACGACGATCGTGCCGCCGGTCGCGGCCAGGGCCTCCCAGTCGACGGCGGACTCCGCCTTGGTGGGATCCTCGTGACCGGTGACGAACGAG
It includes:
- a CDS encoding uroporphyrinogen-III synthase translates to MNDDTPTVAVFRPNDDRLDAAVDLLESLGAEPVADPMLAVEPTDATPRTDADYVVLTSKTGAGLVADAGWDPDDAIVCAIGPATADALRDVGYAVDLVPEEFTSSGLVAALRDEARIDGARVEVARSDHGSPVLLDGLADAGAYVHETVLYRLVRPEGSGESAELAADGALDAACFTSSLTVEHFLEAAAARGVRQDALAGLRDATVGAIGDPTRGTAESQGIGVDVVPEAATFEALARGTIDALRSADGSGR